The proteins below come from a single Rosa rugosa chromosome 2, drRosRugo1.1, whole genome shotgun sequence genomic window:
- the LOC133731833 gene encoding deoxypodophyllotoxin synthase-like, translated as MGSMTLPKELPTINFSLQDLKPGSSSWASTCKQVRYALEEYGCFVALYQQVSPQLMDNIFGQSKDLFEVPLENKVKNTSEEPYRGYIGPNPLMPLYEGMAIDNVTSPQETQKFRDLMWPNGKTKFCEITDLFAKLLGDLENTVEKMLFESFGIPQEQYESLASSNSHLLRFLKYRTPEESDANIRFPSHTDKNFTTIVVQHDVGGLEVLTKDGDWISVESAPSQFLFMAGDGLQVWSNDRIKACQHRVKHCGDKTRYSLGMFTFNNGVFQVPKELVDDSHPLLYRQFDSRGFIRFYTTPEAKKAESPIKAYCGVKN; from the exons ATGGGTTCCATGACACTTCCCAAAGAGCTTCCCACCATAAATTTCTCCCTCCAGGACTTGAAGCCTGGCTCAAGCTCCTGGGCTTCCACCTGCAAACAAGTCCGCTATGCACTAGAAGAATACGGTTGCTTTGTTGCATTGTACCAACAAGTTTCCCCACAGCTTATGGACAATATCTTTGGCCAATCCAAGGATTTGTTCGAGGTTCCCCTCGAAAACAAAGTCAAGAACACCAGCGAGGAGCCTTACCGTGGCTATATCGGACCAAACCCGCTCATGCCGCTCTATGAAGGCATGGCCATTGATAACGTCACATCCCCACAAGAAACTCAAAAGTTCAGGGATCTCATGTGGCCTAACGGAAAGACCAAATTCTG CGAAATCACAGATCTATTTGCCAAGTTGCTCGGGGACTTGGAAAACACTGTGGAAAAGATGTTGTTCGAAAGCTTCGGGATACCCCAAGAGCAATATGAATCGTTGGCGAGTTCAAACAGTCATCTTCTTCGTTTTCTCAAGTATAGGACACCAGAAGAGAGTGACGCAAACATCAGGTTTCCGAGCCACACGGACAAGAACTTCACCACCATTGTTGTTCAGCATGATGTCGGTGGCCTCGAGGTTCTGACTAAGGATGGTGATTGGATTAGTGTTGAGTCTGCACCTTCTCAGTTCCTCTTCATGGCTGGTGATGGACTTCAG GTATGGAGCAATGACAGAATAAAAGCATGCCAGCATCGAGTGAAGCACTGCGGAGACAAGACTCGATACTCGCTGGGAATGTTTACGTTTAACAATGGAGTATTCCAAGTGCCCAAAGAGTTAGTAGACGACAGCCACCCACTACTCTACAGGCAGTTTGACAGCCGTGGTTTCATAAGATTTTACACCACACCGGAGGCTAAGAAGGCAGAGTCGCCCATCAAAGCGTACTGCGGAGTTAAAAACTAG